A window of Mixophyes fleayi isolate aMixFle1 chromosome 10, aMixFle1.hap1, whole genome shotgun sequence contains these coding sequences:
- the CELF1 gene encoding CUGBP Elav-like family member 1 isoform X10, translating to MNGTMDHPDHPDPDSIKMFVGQVPRSWSEKELRELFEQYGAVYEINVLRDRSQTPPQSKGCCFITFYTRKAALEAQNALHNMKILPGMHHPIQMKPADSEKNNAIEDRKLFIGMVSKKCNENDIRVMFSQFGQIEECRILRGPDGLSRGCAFITFTTRSMAQTAIKAMHQAQTMEGCSSPIVVKFADTQKDKEQKRMAQQLQQQMQQINAASVWGNLAGLNSLAPQYLALYLQLLQQTASSSNLNSLSGLHPMGGEYSTGRTSGLSAMQIQNLAALAAAASVAQNPPSAGSALTTSSSPLSILTSSGPYGMHTQKKDDLFCSSPSSNNSSSVNPMASLGALQTLAGATAGLNVGSLAGMAALNGGLGGSGLSNGSGSTMEALSQAYSGIQQYAAAALPSLYSQSLLSQQGLGAAAGSQKEDGSLYLLGPEGANLFIYHLPQEFGDQDILQMFMPFGNVVSAKVFIDKQTNLSKCFGFVSYDNPVSAQAAIQSMNGFQIGMKRLKVQLKRSKNDSKPY from the exons ATGAACGGCACCATGGATCACCCAGACCATCCGGATCCCGACTCCATCAAGATGTTTGTGGGACAGGTTCCTCGCAGCTGGTCAGAAAAAGAGTTGAGGGAACTATTTGAGCAGTACGGTGCTGTCTATGAAATTAATGTCCTGCGCGACAGAAGCCAGACTCCTCCCCAGAGTAAAG GATGCTGTTTTATTACTTTCTACACACGTAAAGCTGCATTAGAAGCACAGAATGCTTTGCATAACATGAAGATTCTTCCTGGG ATGCATCATCCAATACAAATGAAGCCAGCTGACAGTGAGAAGAATAATG CTATTGAAGACAGAAAGTTGTTCATTGGGATGGTATCCAAGAAGTGTAATGAGAATGACATCCGGGTCATGTTCTCTCAGTTTGGGCAGATAGAAGAGTGCAGAATCCTGAGGGGACCTGATGGGTTGAGCAGAG GTTGTGCATTTATCACATTTACAACCAGGTCTATGGCACAGACGGCAATCAAAGCCATGCACCAAGCACAAACCATGGAG GGTTGTTCCTCTCCGATTGTTGTTAAGTTTGCAGACACCCAGAAGGACAAAGAGCAGAAGCGAATGGCACAGCAGCTCCAGCAACAGATGCAGCAGATTAACGCAGCCTCTGTGTGGGGGAACCTGGCGGGACTGAACAGTCTGGCACCACAATATTTAGCA CTTTATTTGCAGCTCCTCCAGCAGACAGCCTCCTCCAGCAACCTCAACTCCCTAAGTGGCCTCCACCCCATGGGAGGTGAGTACTCCACCGGGAGAACATCAG GACTCAGTGCCATGCAGATACAGAACTTGGCAGCTTTAGCAGCAGCTGCCAGCGTTGCACAGAACCCACCAAGTGCAGGCTCGGCACTCACTACTTCCAGCAGTCCCCTCAGCATCCTGACCAGTTCTG GCCCATATGGAATGCATACACAGAAAAAGGACGACCTATTTT GTTCATCCCCTAGTTCAAATAACAGCTCATCCGTCAACCCCATGGCATCTCTGGGAGCACTGCAGACTCTGGCTGGCGCCACTGCCGGCCTCAATGTTGGTTCTTTAGCAG GCATGGCAGCTTTAAACGGTGGTCTGGGCGGCAGCGGTCTCTCGAATGGCTCTGGCAGTACCATGGAAGCCCTGAGTCAGGCTTACTCTGGAATCCAGCAGTATGCGGCAGCCGCACTGCCCTCCCTCTACAGCCagagcctgttgtcccagcagggCCTGGGTGCTGCTGCAGGAAGCCAGAAGGAAG ATGGGTCTCTGTATCTCTTAGGCCCAGAGGGAGCAAACCTCTTTATATACCACTTGCCCCAGGAGTTCGGTGACCAAGACATCCTGCAAATGTTCATGCCATTTGGAAATGTTGTGTCCGCCAAAGTTTTCATTGATAAACAAACGAACCTCAGCAAATGTTTTG GTTTCGTGAGCTATGACAATCCAGTTTCCGCTCAGGCTGCTATCCAGTCCATGAACGGCTTTCAGATCGGAATGAAACGTCTGAAAGTTCAGCTTAAACGCTCGAAGAACGACAGCAAACCATACTGA